The following proteins are co-located in the Sporolactobacillus pectinivorans genome:
- the glmU gene encoding bifunctional UDP-N-acetylglucosamine diphosphorylase/glucosamine-1-phosphate N-acetyltransferase GlmU translates to MSTRYAVILAAGKGTRMKSKLYKVLHQVCGKPMIRHVVDEIGQARFSKVFVIVGHGAEDVRSCVRNDADCILQKEQLGTAHAVLQASEQLGGLDGTTIVLYGDTPLITHETVEKLIDFQEKEHAAAAVLTARLEDPAGYGRIIRSATGSLEKIVEDKDATDEEKKVKEINTGIYSFNNRLLFKLLSKVGNNNAQGEYYLPDVIGLLVKASEKVLAYPTERFEETVGVNDRVQLAAAEKYMRMRINRKHMEQGVTLIDPETTYLSAECSIGGDTIIYPGTVIKGDTNIGSGCVIGPHTEITNCTIGSDTQIDQSVLEDSWIGDDVQIGPFAHIRPLSRIHNQAKIGNFVEVKKSEVGERSKASHLTYLGDATLGADVNMGCGTITVNYDGKNKFATIIGDGAFIGCNANLVAPVTIGTGAFVAAGSTITESVNADALAIARSRQTNKENYALKLNYRTNN, encoded by the coding sequence ATGTCAACTCGGTATGCGGTCATTCTGGCTGCCGGCAAGGGAACCAGAATGAAATCGAAATTATATAAAGTGCTGCACCAAGTCTGTGGGAAACCGATGATTCGCCATGTGGTTGATGAGATCGGGCAGGCACGTTTCTCAAAAGTGTTTGTGATTGTAGGCCATGGAGCTGAAGACGTCCGTTCTTGTGTCAGAAACGACGCTGATTGCATTCTTCAGAAAGAACAGCTGGGCACGGCTCACGCGGTTTTGCAAGCTTCGGAACAGTTGGGCGGTTTGGATGGAACGACGATCGTGCTTTATGGCGACACGCCGCTGATCACTCATGAAACGGTTGAGAAACTAATTGATTTTCAGGAAAAAGAGCACGCAGCAGCAGCTGTTTTGACCGCAAGGCTGGAAGACCCTGCAGGGTACGGCCGGATCATCCGTTCCGCTACCGGAAGCCTGGAGAAAATTGTCGAGGACAAGGACGCTACGGATGAAGAGAAAAAGGTAAAGGAAATCAATACCGGAATTTACAGCTTTAATAATCGTTTGCTGTTTAAACTGCTTAGCAAGGTGGGCAATAACAATGCGCAGGGAGAATATTATCTGCCTGACGTCATTGGCCTTCTGGTGAAGGCGTCTGAGAAGGTTCTTGCCTACCCTACGGAACGGTTTGAGGAAACAGTCGGGGTAAATGATCGCGTGCAGCTGGCGGCAGCCGAAAAATATATGCGGATGCGGATCAACAGGAAACATATGGAACAGGGTGTCACACTGATTGATCCGGAAACCACTTACTTGTCCGCCGAATGCTCCATTGGTGGAGACACGATCATTTATCCGGGTACGGTCATTAAGGGCGATACGAACATCGGTAGCGGATGCGTCATCGGCCCCCATACCGAGATTACGAACTGCACCATTGGTTCTGATACTCAGATTGATCAGTCGGTTCTGGAAGACAGCTGGATCGGCGATGATGTACAGATCGGGCCGTTCGCTCATATCCGTCCGCTGTCCAGAATTCACAATCAGGCGAAGATTGGCAACTTTGTCGAAGTGAAAAAATCCGAAGTCGGCGAGCGAAGCAAAGCGTCTCACTTAACGTATCTTGGTGACGCGACGCTGGGAGCAGATGTTAATATGGGGTGCGGTACCATTACTGTGAATTATGATGGAAAAAATAAATTTGCGACCATCATCGGGGACGGTGCCTTTATCGGGTGCAATGCCAATCTTGTCGCACCGGTAACGATCGGGACCGGTGCGTTTGTTGCTGCCGGATCCACGATTACAGAATCTGTAAATGCGGATGCGCTGGCGATTGCGCGGTCGCGGCAAACAAACAAAGAGAACTATGCGCTGAAGCTGAATTACAGAACAAACAACTAA
- the spoVG gene encoding septation regulator SpoVG: MEITDVRLRLVHTDGRMRAIASITIDKEFVVHDIRVIDGNNGLFVAMPSKRTPDGEFRDIAHPITPGTREKIQAAVLAEYQQACAEDPSFEQAGAS; this comes from the coding sequence ATGGAAATTACAGATGTCAGGCTGCGGCTGGTTCATACAGATGGCCGAATGAGGGCGATTGCTTCAATAACAATTGACAAAGAATTTGTTGTGCATGATATCCGCGTCATTGATGGGAATAACGGGCTGTTTGTCGCCATGCCGAGCAAGAGAACGCCTGATGGTGAATTCAGGGATATAGCACACCCGATTACACCGGGAACACGCGAAAAAATACAGGCTGCGGTACTGGCCGAATATCAGCAGGCATGTGCGGAGGATCCGTCCTTTGAGCAGGCGGGTGCATCCTAA
- the purR gene encoding pur operon repressor — translation MKLRRSSRLVDMTGFLLQHPHQIIPLSYFSERYESAKSSISEDLTIIKENFESQGVGKLQTLAGAAGGVSYLPCMSCSEARILLGDLKEQMTNPDRLLPGGYLYMTDILGRPDVVNAIGRLIASVYAEDKVDTIMTMETKGIPLAYAVASQCNVPVIVVRRSSKVTEGSTVSINYISGSSKRIQTMVLPRRSLKERAHVLIVDDFMKAGGTMKGMMNLTKEFGATVAGMAVFVEKKDEQPKLVDHYISLLKLSIIEQEDRLFMEDGNVMEVVRNMKPPKEQA, via the coding sequence ATGAAACTCAGGCGAAGCAGCAGACTAGTAGATATGACAGGATTTCTGCTGCAACATCCGCACCAGATTATCCCGCTTTCTTATTTTTCCGAACGGTATGAATCAGCAAAATCCTCAATCAGTGAGGATTTGACCATTATAAAAGAGAACTTTGAATCACAGGGCGTCGGCAAACTTCAGACATTAGCCGGAGCTGCGGGCGGTGTCAGCTATCTGCCATGCATGAGCTGCAGTGAAGCCCGGATCTTGCTGGGGGATTTGAAAGAACAAATGACAAATCCCGACCGGCTGCTTCCTGGCGGTTATTTGTACATGACGGATATTCTGGGAAGACCTGATGTGGTTAATGCGATTGGCCGCCTGATTGCTTCGGTTTATGCTGAGGATAAGGTTGATACGATCATGACTATGGAAACAAAGGGTATTCCACTGGCTTATGCAGTTGCCTCACAGTGCAATGTTCCGGTCATTGTCGTTCGCAGGAGCAGCAAGGTGACTGAAGGATCGACTGTCAGCATTAATTATATTTCAGGATCGTCGAAAAGGATTCAGACTATGGTTTTGCCCAGAAGAAGTCTGAAGGAAAGGGCACACGTTCTGATCGTCGATGATTTTATGAAAGCCGGCGGGACGATGAAGGGCATGATGAATCTGACCAAGGAATTTGGCGCGACTGTCGCAGGAATGGCGGTTTTTGTTGAAAAGAAAGATGAGCAGCCCAAGCTGGTGGATCACTATATCTCGTTATTAAAGTTATCCATTATTGAGCAGGAAGACAGGCTGTTTATGGAAGATGGCAATGTCATGGAAGTGGTCCGGAACATGAAACCGCCGAAAGAGCAGGCATGA